One Hordeum vulgare subsp. vulgare chromosome 4H, MorexV3_pseudomolecules_assembly, whole genome shotgun sequence DNA window includes the following coding sequences:
- the LOC123451189 gene encoding auxin-responsive protein IAA27-like: MMNLISFETPPPLGRQQSTAATAVTGMKVATEASSSGACFHGSNLDLSLGISLSPGGNCSAAICGDSVMASYKGRPGDGNVGRVQGSGLVVASTATANTLSTGRDGNCHGIVPSSSWTAAFMPSPTGFMHPWSLAARQQKAAAEQDRSIAPTSVATTYVTSDASVVSLPSAAVGWPPVHTSRRHLVTAVPKPDADVKQPDGPKDGRIPAAASPGADDDKEVAGAPRSCTVAVEPQRLPANMFAKVQMDGCLIVRKINLRAHRSYDSLSRALTKMTRNFFCPADYQNSDSGEGDCANSDNFIFLYEDFEGDRMLVGDVPWELFLASAKKLCIARHPTARDTKGHDEAIKLDASVKLSTNN; the protein is encoded by the exons ATGATGAATCTCATATCCTTTGAGACGCCTCCTCCTCTTGGAAGGCAGCAGAGCACCGCTGCTACTGCAGTCACCGGCATGAAGGTGGCAACGGAAGCGAGCTCTAGTGGCGCATGCTTCCACGGTAGCAACCTAGACCTCAGCCTCGGCATCTCCTTGTCTCCCGGAGGTAACTGCAGCGCCGCTATCTGCGGTGACTCCGTCATGGCAAGCTACAAAGGTCGTCCAGGTGACGGCAATGTCGGTCGGGTGCAGGGCAGTGGCTTGGTCGTCGCTAGTACTGCCACTGCGAACACGCTTAGCACAGGGCGTGATGGTAATTGCCATGGCATTGTGCCTAGCAGCAGCTGGACGGCCGCGTTCATGCCGAGCCCGACCGGCTTTATGCAcccctggagcctcgccgcccGGCAGCAGAAGGCGGCCGCCGAGCAGGACCGGAGCATTGCGCCGACGTCAGTGGCTACAACATATGTGACAAG CGATGCTAGTGTAGTCTCACTGCCTTCTGCGGCCGTGGGCTGGCCGCCGGTTCACACCTCCCGGCGGCACCTCGTCACCGCCGTGCCAAAACCCGACGCCGATGTGAAGCAGCCGGACGGCCCAAAGGACGGGAGGATTCCCGCCGCGGCCTCGCCCGGCGCCGATGATGATAAGGAGGTGGCGGGGGCGCCGAGGAGCTGTACTGTCGCCGTAGAACCGCAGCGGCTGCCCGCAAACATGTTCGCCAAGGTGCAAATGGATGGCTGCCTCATCGTCAGGAAGATCAACCTGAGAGCCCACCGCAGCTACGACTCCCTCTCGCGGGCGCTCACCAAGATGACAAGAAACTTCTTCTGCC CTGCAGATTATCAGAATTCAGATTCTGGGGAGGGAGATTGTGCAAATAGTGACAATTTCATATTTCTATATGAAGACTTTGAAGGCGACCGAATGCTTGTTGGAGATGTCCCATGGGA GTTGTTTCTTGCATCGGCTAAAAAATTATGCATTGCTCGCCATCCAACTGCAAGAGATACCAAAG GTCATGACGAAGCAATAAAATTAGATGCAAGTGTGAAGCTATCTACGAATAACTGA